The Streptomyces sp. cg36 genomic interval CGCTGCTGGCCACCGACCGGACGGAGGAGCTGTTCCGCCGCTCCCTCGACGTCCCCGGGGCCACCGGCCGGCCGTTCTGTCACGCGCGCACGCGTCTGCTGTACGGGGAGTGGCTGCGGCGCGTACGGCGGCGCACGGACGCCCGGGTGCAGCTCGCCGAGGCCGCGGAGACCTTCCGCCGCCTCGCGGCCGTACCGCTGCTGGAACGGGCCCTGACCGAACAGGAGCTGACGGGGCAGCAGCTGCGCCGCGAGACGCTCCGGGACGACGCCGTGCTCACCTCCCAGGAGTCCCGTGTGGCCCGACTGGCCGCGGAGGGGCTCACCAACCGGGAGATCGCCGCGCACCTCCTCATCAGCCCCCGCACGGTCGGCCACCACCTCTCCAACGTCTTCCAGAAACTGGGGATCGTCTCGCGGGGAGAGCTCGCCCGCGTGGACTTCGACAACGGAATGCGCCTCACCTAGGCCATGACCGATACGGTGACCGATTTGCCCGCGCGCGGATCTCCCTAGCGTCGTGGTCGTTCGGCTGACCGGCCGGCGAGCGACTCAGGAGAACCCCCATGGACAGCACCCTTCCCCCCCGGCGGCCCCGCTACTTCCGGTACGTCCGGTACTTCCGCCCACGCCACCATCGTGGTCGGCGGCGGCTCCGCCGGAGCCGTCCTCGCCGCCCGGCTCACCGAGGACCCCGGGCGCACGGTGCTGCTGCTCGAAGCAGGACCGGCCTATGCGCCGCAGGAGTACCCGGAGGCCGTGGCCTCCAGCAGTGTGCTGGGCGGCTGGACCGGACACGACTGGGGATACGAGTCCGAACCGGGCTTCATCGGCCACCCGGTGGCGGCCTTCCGCGGCAAGGTCCTCGGCGGATCGTCGGCCGTCAACGGCTCGGTGGCGGTCCGCGCCCTGCCCTCCGACTTCGCCCGCTGGTCCGAACGGGGGCTCCGAGGCTGGTCGTACGAGGAACTCCTGCCCTCCTTCAAGGCGCTGGAGTCCACCTCGGCAGGCGACGACGACCTGCACGGCCGCACCGGCCCCCTGCCGGTCGCCCAGCTCACCCACGCCGACCTCAGCACGATGGAGCGGGCCTTCGTCGACGCGGCCCTGGCGGACGGGATCCGCCCGGTGGCCGACTTCAACGGAGCGGCTCCGCAGGGCGTCGGCCCGTACCCGATGAACGTGCGCGACGGCGTGCGTGTCAACACGGGCATGGCCTATCTGACCGACGCGGTCCGCGCGCGGCCCAACCTGACCGTCCGCGCCGAAGTGCTGGTCGACCGCGTGCTGTTCAAGGACGGCCGGGCCACGGGCGTGGTCCTCGCGGACGGCACCGAGGCGGTCGCCGATCAGGTGATTCTGTCGGCGGGCGCCTACGGCAGCGCCGCGATCCTGCTCCGCTCCGGCATCGGGCCGGCCGAGGACCTCGAAGCACTGGGAATTCCGGTCGTCGCCGATCTGCCCGTCGGGCTGCGCCTGCAGGACCACCCGTTCTTCTACAACGCCTACGCCGCCGAGCCCGACCGGATCGGCGGCCAGACCCCGGTGATCGGCGCGAAGGTGTGGACCGCCAGCTCGGAAGCGGGCGAGGGCGAGCTGGACCTGCACATCACCGCCACCCATCTCTTCGACCATTCCACCAGTCCCACCGGCGTCGGATTCGTCCTCGCGGTCGCGCTCGTGCGCCCGCGGTCGCAGGGCACGCTGACGCTGAGGAGCCGCGACCCCGAGGACGCGCCCCGCATCGACCTCAACTTCCTCGCCGAGCCGAGCGACCGCCGCCGTCTGATCGAAGGCATCGCGCTCGCACGCCGCCTCGGTGCCACCCAGCCGCTGGCCGGGCTCATCGACCGCGAACTCAACCCGGGCCCGCGGGCGCGGAGCGACGCCGAGATCGAGGCGGCGGTGCTGGCCACCCTGGACACCTACCACCACCCCACCTCCACCGCCCCGATGGGCGCGGACGACGACCCGACGGCCGTCACCGACCGGCTCGGCGCGGTGCGGGGAGTGTCCGGCCTCCGCGTCGTAGACGCCTCGATCTTCCCGGACGTCCCGTCGGCCGCCACCAACCTCACGGTCATCGCGGCGGCCGAGCACATCGCCCGCCAGATCTGACCCACCGCACCCCTACCCGTACGCACATCCGCACCCCGTTTCGTAAGGACTCTCCGCCATGCAGCACGCCCGTAACCTCATCGACGGCCAGTGGGTCGACTCCGCCCGTCAGACCCCGTCGCTGAACCCGTCCACCGGCGAGGTGCTCGGCACCTTCGCCGACGCCGGAGCCCACGAGGCGACGGCCGCGATCGCCGCCGCCCGCCGTGCCTTCGAGACCACCGACTGGGCGCGCGACCGGAACCTGCGCGCCAGGGCCCTCTTCGAGATGGCCGACCGTCTGGCGGAGCGCCGCGACGAGTTCGTCACGCTGCTCGCCCGTGAGAACGGCAAGATCCTCGGCGAGGCCGCCTTCGAGATCGACCTCACCATCCCCAAGCTGCGCTACTACGCCGCACTGGCCCTGAGCGACCACGGCAGCTCGGCCGAGGTCCGTCCCGGCCTCTACTCCATGACCCTCCGCCAG includes:
- a CDS encoding GMC family oxidoreductase, yielding MVGGGSAGAVLAARLTEDPGRTVLLLEAGPAYAPQEYPEAVASSSVLGGWTGHDWGYESEPGFIGHPVAAFRGKVLGGSSAVNGSVAVRALPSDFARWSERGLRGWSYEELLPSFKALESTSAGDDDLHGRTGPLPVAQLTHADLSTMERAFVDAALADGIRPVADFNGAAPQGVGPYPMNVRDGVRVNTGMAYLTDAVRARPNLTVRAEVLVDRVLFKDGRATGVVLADGTEAVADQVILSAGAYGSAAILLRSGIGPAEDLEALGIPVVADLPVGLRLQDHPFFYNAYAAEPDRIGGQTPVIGAKVWTASSEAGEGELDLHITATHLFDHSTSPTGVGFVLAVALVRPRSQGTLTLRSRDPEDAPRIDLNFLAEPSDRRRLIEGIALARRLGATQPLAGLIDRELNPGPRARSDAEIEAAVLATLDTYHHPTSTAPMGADDDPTAVTDRLGAVRGVSGLRVVDASIFPDVPSAATNLTVIAAAEHIARQI